In Nocardia asteroides, the following proteins share a genomic window:
- the asnB gene encoding asparagine synthase (glutamine-hydrolyzing) has product MCGIVGWIDFSTDLETQRPVVRRMTDTMRFRGPDAEGIWISGHAALGHRRLSVIDIEGGIQPMVRDQVALTYSGEIYNFRELRKELEGAGHTFTTKSDTEVVLRAYLEWGIACVERFNGMFGFALWDERSQELLLVRDRVGVKPVYYYPTAHGILFGSEPKAILANPAAKRKVDVDGFANFLVLQANVTGKTPFDGLLELQPGEFLRVGRAGIERTRYYQLTARPHEDDLDTTVETVRGLLADIVERQLVSDVPIGTLLSGGIDSSLLTSLATRSNTAADVVRSFSIDFVGHAGFFDTASDALRATEDAPFIREVVDYVGCKHEGIDVATAALCDPEVRRRVLTAWDLPNHLGDMDVSLYLLFQAVRERCTVAISGEGADEVFGGYPWLHDEKVLDIPVYPWMAFQLLQGTPSTFSLFDGDVLARTALFERVGAMYAQGVAEAPTLDGESPVDARMRAANYLDLTRFMRPLLDRKDRMSMAVGLEVRVPFCDHRLIDYVFNVPWSMKQRAGESKWLLRAAAGDLLPDSVRHRPKSVFPATLDTGYDDMLRKGLNQVLTGADEPIREFLNADAATAIVDGTDPATGSWARLRTESILRANAWIKEYDVDMSPLS; this is encoded by the coding sequence ATGTGTGGAATTGTCGGCTGGATCGATTTCTCGACGGATCTCGAAACGCAACGACCGGTGGTGCGGCGCATGACCGATACGATGCGTTTCCGTGGACCCGACGCCGAGGGGATCTGGATTTCCGGACATGCCGCACTCGGTCACCGTCGACTGTCGGTCATCGATATCGAGGGCGGAATTCAGCCGATGGTCCGCGACCAGGTGGCCTTGACCTACAGCGGCGAGATCTACAATTTCCGGGAATTGCGTAAAGAACTGGAGGGCGCGGGCCACACGTTCACCACCAAGAGCGACACCGAGGTGGTGCTGCGCGCCTACCTCGAGTGGGGCATCGCCTGCGTCGAGCGCTTCAACGGCATGTTCGGGTTCGCCCTGTGGGACGAGCGCAGCCAGGAACTGCTGCTGGTCCGGGACCGGGTGGGCGTCAAACCCGTCTACTACTACCCGACCGCCCACGGGATCCTGTTCGGCTCCGAACCGAAGGCGATTCTGGCCAACCCGGCGGCGAAGCGAAAGGTCGATGTCGACGGCTTCGCCAATTTCCTTGTCCTGCAGGCGAATGTGACCGGCAAGACGCCGTTCGACGGCCTGCTGGAATTGCAGCCGGGCGAATTCCTGCGGGTCGGCCGGGCCGGGATCGAACGCACCCGCTACTACCAGCTGACCGCCCGCCCGCACGAGGACGACCTCGACACCACGGTGGAGACGGTCCGCGGCCTGCTGGCCGACATCGTCGAACGCCAGCTGGTCTCCGACGTGCCGATCGGGACGCTGCTGTCCGGCGGCATCGACTCCAGCCTGCTGACCTCGCTGGCGACCCGCTCCAACACCGCGGCCGATGTGGTGCGCTCGTTCTCCATCGACTTCGTCGGGCACGCCGGCTTCTTCGACACCGCGTCCGACGCCCTGCGCGCCACTGAGGACGCGCCCTTCATCCGCGAGGTGGTCGACTACGTCGGCTGCAAGCACGAGGGCATCGACGTGGCGACCGCCGCGCTGTGCGATCCCGAGGTCCGGCGGCGCGTACTGACGGCCTGGGACCTGCCGAACCACCTGGGCGACATGGACGTCTCGCTGTATCTGCTGTTCCAGGCGGTGCGGGAGCGCTGTACGGTCGCGATCTCCGGGGAGGGCGCCGACGAGGTGTTCGGCGGGTACCCGTGGCTGCACGACGAGAAGGTCCTCGACATCCCGGTCTACCCGTGGATGGCGTTCCAGCTGCTGCAGGGCACCCCGTCGACGTTCAGCCTGTTCGACGGCGATGTGCTCGCGCGCACCGCCCTGTTCGAGCGCGTCGGCGCGATGTACGCCCAGGGCGTCGCCGAAGCCCCCACCCTCGACGGCGAATCACCCGTGGACGCCCGGATGCGCGCGGCCAACTACCTCGACCTCACCCGCTTCATGCGCCCACTGCTCGACCGCAAGGACCGGATGAGCATGGCGGTCGGCCTCGAGGTGCGTGTCCCGTTCTGCGACCACCGCCTCATCGACTACGTCTTCAATGTCCCGTGGTCGATGAAACAGCGCGCGGGCGAGAGCAAGTGGCTGCTGCGCGCCGCCGCGGGCGACCTGCTGCCCGACTCGGTCCGCCACCGCCCGAAGTCGGTCTTCCCCGCGACCCTCGACACCGGCTACGACGACATGCTCCGCAAGGGCCTCAACCAGGTGCTGACCGGCGCCGACGAACCGATCCGGGAATTCCTGAACGCCGACGCGGCCACCGCCATCGTCGACGGCACCGACCCCGCCACCGGCTCCTGGGCCCGCCTGCGCACCGAGAGCATCCTGCGCGCCAACGCCTGGATCAAGGAATACGACGTCGACATGAGCCCGCTGTCCTGA
- a CDS encoding indolepyruvate ferredoxin oxidoreductase family protein, which translates to MTSVVCATARPQAEPAAPYDLADRYRSGAGPVLLTGVQAIARLLVEQHVRDIRAGRRVATFVSGYQGSPLGGVDKMLLGMPEVLTEHDITFVPGLNEELAATSVWGSQADLPAGRPTHDGVVGVWYGKGPGVDRATDAIRHANMYGVNPRGGVLLLVGDDPASKSSTVPAVSERSLAAMGVPVLFPRNAEEIITLGMQGIALSRASGCVVALKIVADVADGAWTVDGDVADLAVTVPEVRWEGSPFVYRQRPMAAPTDSVLAEADLYGPRWAMVHAYSAANGLDVVEVDPVDAKVGIAATGTTFDAVRQALLDLGVDEAAMHRAGIRLLRIGMPYPVGPAAITEFARGLEEVIVVEDKTAFVETQIREILYGTPGAPRILGKQDARGARLMPVDGELTAGRLLAPLRRVLRERVELKRAAPPPLPLEVLSAKRTPYFCSGCPHNRSTALPDGSIGGGGIGCHTLVTMSGRTDSAVTGLTQMGGEGSQWIGQAPFTDVPHLFQNIGDGTFFHSGQLAVQACVAAGVNITYKLLWNEVVAMTGAQNVEGGLTVAQLTHKLTTEGVRRIVICADEPKRHNRKALAKGTLLWHRDRLDEAQRLLREIEGVTVLIYDQHCAADARRQRKRGALPVRSTRVVINEAVCEGCGDCGTKSNCLSVQPVETEFGRKTRIDQTSCNTDYSCLDGDCPSFVTVETAPDTRKRKPARRKPAEPPAVAEPGLGAPERTQNVLIAGIGGTGIVTVNQVLATAALRAGYQVESLDQIGLSQKAGPVVSHLRFSTTELEPSNRLTPGSADCVLAVDLLTATDARYLQYGNAASTVAVASTSRTPTGDMVYDKSASYPETATMLDRLAAVSRSIEHFDALAAAQTLFGNTAAANFLIVGAAVQSGGLRLPVAAIEEAIGINGVAVAATVAAFRWGRVAVADPAAFAAAVDEGRPRRTPPVVPAELLAHTGFDGELRRLVELRAANLVGYQNLTVARRYVEVVELARAAERAVTERTEFSEAVARGLYKFTAYKDEYEVARLLVDPAFLDEVRAQVPGGEKLTYKLHPPVLRAMGRRKKIGLAPTSHVALKLLAKGKFLRGTKLDPFGYAHVRKVERELLAHYTALVTRLAGELSTGNYDTATAAAALPDVVRGYEDIKLANVELYHAGLRELGLQS; encoded by the coding sequence ATGACCAGCGTCGTCTGTGCGACCGCCCGTCCGCAGGCCGAGCCTGCCGCGCCCTACGACCTCGCCGATCGCTATCGCTCCGGGGCGGGCCCGGTCCTGCTCACCGGAGTGCAGGCCATCGCCCGCCTGCTCGTGGAACAGCATGTGCGCGACATCCGCGCGGGCCGCCGGGTCGCGACGTTCGTCTCCGGGTATCAAGGCAGTCCGCTGGGCGGGGTCGACAAGATGCTGCTCGGCATGCCGGAGGTGCTCACCGAGCACGACATCACCTTCGTGCCCGGGCTCAACGAGGAGCTGGCGGCGACCTCGGTGTGGGGCAGCCAGGCCGACCTGCCCGCCGGGCGGCCGACCCACGACGGCGTGGTCGGCGTCTGGTACGGCAAGGGCCCCGGCGTGGACCGGGCCACCGACGCCATCCGGCACGCCAACATGTACGGGGTGAACCCGCGCGGTGGAGTCCTGCTGCTGGTGGGCGACGATCCGGCGTCGAAGTCCTCGACCGTGCCCGCGGTGAGCGAGCGCTCGCTGGCCGCCATGGGGGTGCCGGTGCTGTTCCCGCGCAATGCCGAGGAGATCATCACGCTGGGCATGCAGGGCATCGCGCTGTCGCGGGCCTCGGGGTGTGTGGTGGCGCTCAAGATCGTCGCCGATGTCGCCGACGGCGCGTGGACGGTCGACGGCGATGTCGCCGACCTCGCCGTCACGGTGCCCGAAGTGCGGTGGGAGGGTTCGCCGTTCGTCTACCGGCAGCGGCCGATGGCCGCCCCCACCGACAGCGTGCTGGCCGAGGCCGATCTGTACGGCCCGCGCTGGGCGATGGTGCACGCCTACTCGGCGGCCAACGGTCTGGATGTGGTGGAGGTCGACCCGGTCGACGCGAAGGTCGGGATCGCCGCCACCGGAACGACATTCGATGCCGTCCGGCAGGCGCTGCTCGATCTCGGCGTCGACGAGGCGGCCATGCACCGGGCGGGGATCCGGCTGTTGCGCATCGGCATGCCCTATCCCGTGGGCCCGGCCGCGATCACCGAGTTCGCCCGTGGGCTGGAGGAGGTGATCGTGGTGGAGGACAAGACCGCGTTCGTCGAGACCCAGATCCGCGAGATCCTCTACGGCACCCCCGGCGCGCCCCGCATCCTCGGCAAGCAGGACGCGCGTGGCGCCCGGCTGATGCCGGTCGACGGCGAGCTCACCGCCGGACGCCTGCTCGCCCCGCTGCGTCGGGTGCTGCGCGAGCGGGTGGAGCTGAAAAGGGCCGCGCCGCCGCCACTTCCGCTGGAAGTCCTGTCCGCCAAGCGGACGCCCTACTTCTGCAGCGGCTGCCCGCACAACCGCTCCACCGCCCTGCCCGACGGCTCGATCGGTGGCGGCGGCATCGGCTGTCACACGCTGGTCACCATGTCCGGGCGCACCGACAGCGCCGTCACCGGGCTGACCCAGATGGGCGGCGAGGGCAGCCAGTGGATCGGGCAGGCCCCGTTCACCGATGTGCCGCACCTGTTCCAGAACATCGGCGACGGCACCTTCTTCCACTCCGGGCAGCTGGCCGTGCAGGCGTGTGTGGCGGCGGGGGTGAACATCACCTACAAGCTGCTGTGGAACGAGGTCGTCGCGATGACCGGCGCCCAGAACGTGGAGGGCGGGCTCACCGTCGCCCAGCTGACCCACAAGCTCACCACCGAGGGCGTCCGGCGGATCGTGATCTGCGCCGACGAACCGAAGCGGCACAACAGGAAAGCGCTCGCCAAGGGCACCCTGCTGTGGCATCGCGACCGGCTCGACGAGGCCCAGCGGCTGCTGCGCGAGATCGAGGGTGTCACCGTGCTCATCTACGACCAGCACTGCGCCGCCGACGCGCGCAGGCAGCGCAAGCGCGGCGCGCTGCCGGTCCGCAGCACCCGCGTGGTGATCAACGAGGCCGTGTGCGAGGGCTGCGGTGACTGCGGCACCAAGTCGAACTGCCTGTCGGTGCAGCCGGTGGAGACCGAGTTCGGCCGCAAGACCCGCATCGATCAGACCTCCTGCAACACCGATTACAGCTGCCTGGACGGGGATTGCCCGTCGTTCGTCACGGTGGAGACGGCGCCGGACACACGCAAGCGCAAGCCCGCGCGCCGCAAGCCCGCCGAGCCGCCCGCGGTGGCCGAGCCCGGTCTCGGCGCACCGGAGCGCACGCAGAACGTGCTGATCGCCGGGATCGGCGGCACCGGCATCGTGACGGTGAACCAGGTGCTGGCCACCGCCGCGCTGCGGGCCGGGTACCAGGTGGAGAGCCTGGATCAGATCGGGCTGAGCCAGAAGGCCGGGCCCGTGGTGTCGCATCTGCGCTTCTCCACCACCGAACTGGAGCCGTCGAACCGGCTCACCCCCGGCAGCGCCGACTGTGTGCTCGCCGTGGACCTGCTCACCGCCACCGACGCGCGCTACCTGCAGTACGGGAACGCGGCGAGCACCGTGGCGGTGGCCTCGACGAGCCGGACCCCGACCGGCGACATGGTCTACGACAAGTCGGCGAGCTACCCCGAGACCGCGACCATGCTGGATCGCCTTGCCGCCGTGTCGCGTTCGATCGAGCACTTCGACGCGCTCGCGGCCGCGCAGACCCTGTTCGGGAACACCGCCGCGGCCAACTTCCTGATCGTGGGCGCGGCCGTGCAGAGCGGCGGGCTGCGCCTGCCGGTGGCGGCGATCGAGGAGGCCATCGGGATCAACGGTGTCGCGGTGGCCGCCACGGTGGCGGCGTTCCGGTGGGGCCGGGTCGCGGTGGCGGATCCGGCGGCGTTCGCCGCGGCGGTCGATGAGGGGCGGCCGCGGCGCACGCCGCCGGTGGTGCCCGCGGAACTGCTGGCGCACACCGGTTTCGACGGGGAACTGCGTCGGCTGGTGGAACTGCGCGCGGCGAACCTGGTCGGCTACCAGAACCTCACGGTGGCGCGGCGCTACGTGGAGGTCGTCGAGCTGGCCAGGGCGGCGGAGCGCGCGGTCACCGAACGGACCGAGTTCAGCGAGGCGGTGGCGCGTGGGCTGTACAAGTTCACCGCCTACAAGGACGAGTACGAGGTGGCGCGGCTGCTGGTCGACCCGGCCTTCCTGGACGAGGTCCGAGCGCAGGTGCCCGGCGGCGAGAAACTCACCTACAAGCTGCACCCGCCGGTGCTGCGGGCCATGGGCCGCCGGAAGAAGATCGGCTTGGCGCCGACATCGCATGTGGCGCTGAAACTCCTGGCCAAGGGCAAGTTCCTGCGCGGGACCAAGCTGGACCCGTTCGGGTACGCGCACGTCCGCAAGGTGGAGCGGGAGCTGCTGGCGCACTACACCGCCCTGGTGACGCGCCTGGCCGGGGAACTGAGCACCGGGAACTACGACACCGCCACCGCGGCCGCCGCCCTGCCCGATGTGGTGCGCGGCTACGAGGACATCAAGCTCGCCAATGTCGAGCTCTACCACGCCGGACTGCGCGAGCTCGGCCTGCAGTCCTGA
- a CDS encoding Lrp/AsnC family transcriptional regulator gives MTIKFDALDAALLAELAADPRAPILELAQRLGIARNTVQARMKRLESSGAVRGYPPDIDLQAVGFAVHAFLGIELDQNKMDPIIDTLRGFPHVLEVHATTGRADLLVRIAARSQQDLLEIIQRVHAIDGVNHTETMLALATPIGYRSLPLVEHLTNRPPAP, from the coding sequence ATGACCATCAAGTTCGACGCACTCGATGCCGCCTTGCTGGCCGAGCTGGCCGCGGACCCGCGGGCGCCGATCCTGGAGCTGGCCCAGCGGCTGGGCATTGCTCGCAACACGGTGCAGGCGCGGATGAAGCGGCTGGAGTCCTCGGGCGCGGTGCGGGGTTATCCGCCCGACATCGACCTGCAGGCCGTCGGGTTCGCGGTGCACGCGTTCCTCGGGATCGAGCTCGATCAGAACAAGATGGATCCGATCATCGACACGCTGCGTGGTTTCCCGCATGTGCTCGAGGTGCACGCCACGACCGGACGGGCCGACCTGCTGGTCCGGATCGCCGCGCGGTCGCAGCAGGATCTGCTGGAGATCATCCAGCGGGTGCACGCCATCGACGGCGTGAACCACACCGAGACCATGCTGGCGCTGGCCACCCCGATCGGGTACCGGAGCCTGCCCTTGGTCGAGCATCTGACGAACCGGCCGCCCGCCCCGTGA
- a CDS encoding Glu/Leu/Phe/Val dehydrogenase dimerization domain-containing protein, whose protein sequence is MTVVHTEAGVFGRSHELSARAHEQVVFCEDDRSGLKAIIAIHSTALGPALGGTRFYPYADESAALQDVLRLSWGMTYKAAAAGVDLGGGKAVIIGDPATMKSTDLLAAYARFVNTLGGRYITAGDVGTSTDDLDVIGRHTRHVTGRSVAAGGSGDSARLTALGVFHAMRAGAESVWGAPTLAGRTVGVEGVGKVGSELTALLLADGAEVCVSDVNEAALRRIAAEQPAVRLLSAVSTAPVDVYAPCALGATLTPGSAATIEAKLICGAANNQLATPEVERALTERGITWVPDFVANAGGLIQVAGELRAAAPAEVEAEVADIFPRCRDIIAAAVTEGIGTGAAANRFAERRLDAIPRSL, encoded by the coding sequence GTGACCGTTGTGCACACCGAGGCGGGAGTCTTCGGCCGATCGCACGAACTGAGCGCCCGCGCCCACGAGCAGGTGGTGTTCTGCGAGGACGACCGGTCCGGGCTGAAGGCCATCATCGCGATCCACTCGACCGCGCTCGGTCCCGCCCTGGGCGGCACCCGCTTCTACCCCTATGCCGACGAGTCGGCAGCCCTGCAGGACGTGCTGCGGCTGTCGTGGGGCATGACCTACAAGGCCGCCGCGGCCGGTGTCGACCTCGGTGGCGGCAAGGCGGTGATCATCGGTGACCCCGCGACCATGAAGAGCACCGACCTGCTCGCCGCCTACGCCCGCTTCGTGAACACCCTCGGCGGGCGCTACATCACCGCGGGCGATGTGGGTACCAGCACCGACGATCTCGATGTCATCGGCAGGCACACCCGGCACGTCACCGGCCGCAGCGTCGCCGCGGGCGGCAGCGGTGACAGCGCCCGGCTGACCGCGCTCGGCGTCTTCCACGCCATGCGCGCGGGCGCCGAATCGGTCTGGGGCGCACCGACACTGGCGGGTCGCACGGTCGGGGTCGAGGGCGTGGGCAAGGTCGGCAGCGAGCTCACCGCCCTGCTGCTGGCCGACGGCGCCGAGGTGTGCGTGTCCGATGTGAACGAGGCCGCGCTGCGGCGCATCGCCGCCGAACAGCCCGCCGTGCGGCTGCTGTCGGCGGTGTCCACCGCACCGGTCGACGTGTACGCCCCGTGCGCGCTGGGCGCCACCCTCACCCCCGGCAGCGCCGCGACGATCGAGGCGAAGCTGATCTGCGGTGCCGCCAACAACCAGCTCGCCACCCCCGAGGTGGAGCGGGCGCTGACCGAGCGCGGCATCACCTGGGTGCCCGACTTCGTCGCCAACGCGGGCGGGCTCATCCAGGTGGCGGGCGAACTGCGCGCCGCGGCCCCCGCCGAAGTGGAAGCCGAAGTCGCCGACATCTTTCCGCGCTGTCGCGACATCATCGCCGCCGCGGTCACCGAGGGCATCGGCACCGGTGCCGCCGCCAACCGATTCGCCGAACGGCGTCTCGACGCCATCCCCCGGTCGCTGTGA